The genomic interval AGATGTAAACTGAGCCAAGGTGACAGGACGTTACGCCTGTCGACTCTCGCTGATCTGCACTGGTGCCGTGACGAGAGCGGCTGAGACTGAGGGAAGCTGGTGGACGGATTCCAcgcaggaaacacaacaaataaactgaaacacTTTTTCTGTCCCACGTTCTTTCTCTGTACTCCCGCTCCAAAccgctgcatgtgtgtgtgtctgtgtgtgtgtgtgtgagacgagGACGAGCAGGGAGATGGTGAAACAACATCAGGCTCGAGTGAGGGAACAGGACGGAGGCGTGAGAGGCACttatgtcgtgtgtgtgtgtgtgtgtgtgtgtgtgtgtgtgtgtgtgtgtgtgtttttcggAAGGCTTCATGAAGTTAAACCAAATGTTGATTGGACCAGCTGCTTTCTAACAGGGAAGAAAAATCCACCAAAAATATGGGTTAATAGATTAATACTTTCAAATGTGTATCAGGATATTCCCAAGACCACGgtgatgtatttaaatatcagatttttgTTCTATAAActctccaaaacaaaaaaaagacttttagagctcaataagaaaaaaacattttgtttagcGTGTGTCATCAGCAGTCGATCTCAGATTCCCAATAACAAGAAAAAGTCGCTCCAACTAGAGACGCTTTATTTTTCttggtttatatttttgtaGGTGCAAATCTTCACATCCAGTGTTTGGGACTAAAACCTAAAAACTAAGCAGATGTTTTCAGGGCATGTTGAGATAATGTCCATTAAAACCTCTTACATGTGAATTCAagctattactattattactattattattattatgaattgcACAGTTGGATTAGACTTTAAATGCAAAGTCGCCTGCAGTGCCCCCTTGTGGTGAAGCGGAGACATTACAGGCCCCAGCACTTCCTCTCAGTTCATCTCTATTTCACCTGGGATGTGCAGATGTTCTTCTTTTCGGGTCAGTCTCAATCTTGTAAAATTCACAAACAAGACTTCATGAGGGATTCACTCTTCACATCAGGAAACGAGACGCAGCGAGAGGGGGAAGCTGAGGCCGCACGGATTTAAAGAGCACTGCTGCCCTCTAGAGGATGAACGCAGAGTAACAGCACAGGGGGACGAGGATGAAGAAAgttggaggagctgcagaaagagaagagacaacACGTCTGTTCAGAAGCTGTCGGTGATgtggagaaagcagaggaaCGTCTTTGGATGTAAATGCTCTCAGGTCACAGGACTTCCACTTCCGGTGAGGTCCGCAGATGAGCACATGTTGGGatgaacacgtgtgtgtgtgtgtgtgtgtgtgtgtgtatcgtcCTATGACGGCaggtaactgtgtgtgtgttagcgtgtgtttgtgtacttccGGTGGGAAAAGGGAGCAGGAAGTGGGGGTTCAGTCGAATCCCTGCCAGTCGCTCTGTTCGGAGTCGTACTCCAGCTCCACCCCGATGCAGCGAACCCCCTCCAGCAGCATGGGGGTGCCGTGGTGACGATctggagaggaggcagagacatttaaaaaacctcATCGTCATCTACCCCATTATAACCGAGAGGGAAACTCCGAGTCCCGCTGAGGCCCAACGGTCAACATCACTAGATTTACTTTATAATGTATGCTTCAAGAACTGGAAAACATgcattggtggttcagtggtagaattctcgcctgccacgcgggaggcccgggttcgattcccggccaATGCAACTTCCTTTTATCTTTTCTTCCACATATTTATAAACACGTATTAATAACGTTTTGACCAACTGTAGCTTTCTATTGTTTAaactttaatatataaatatttaattccaATAAACACAGTCCCAAAGATATTAATAAGCTTAATATAAAACAGAGGGAACAAATGAAGTGTGGGCGTTAAACTCAAATGTTGAAGgttaaattgaataaaatgttacttGAGCTTATTAATATCAGAACAATAACTTCAGTAAACGTCTTTTATATTAAAACACGTTGTGTGTTCAGAGCAGATTGTTTAACACTGAAGTCTAACAGAGATCAGATCTGATAGTAACGGTTCAGCAGTGAATCATCGGAGGCAAATCTTAATCCTTTGATCTGGCTGCCGTCGAGGCCTCAATTACACACAGACATCTGGACAGATGTTAAAGCTTTGCTCCGAGagtaaaaataaaccacacaatgCCATTcgtgctcaaacacacacacacacacacacacacacgcaaacctATAGAAACATACACGTGTTCTCCTATATATTTTACGCAGGTGGAAACGCCCCCTGATTCTCCATCTGCCGACACGAGAGCCCGGCAGCTAATGGAGTTTCACTGACACCGATTTAAGTGGAGAAGATGTAAATTAATTAGAGGCTCTGATTAGAGCTTTACGATGACAGAGAGCAGCACAACAGAGCTACactttgtttgttattgttgcaGAAGAGCTTTCAGATCTTTATATTTCCATCCACTGAAAAACTTTTTAACAGCTCTAAAGCAATGATGTAACAAAATGGCTGTTTTCATTATTAAGAAACTGTGTCtaaataaaatggaatattCTTCAAGGGTTGTTGATGAATAACTTGTGAATCTGAGGCTAAATGCAGGCTcaccagcaggaggcagcagtgCACCGTTGAAGGTAAATTCAGGTCTCTGTCAGTTTCTCCTTTGAAACTATAACAGGCAGAGATGACTCGtagaaaattttaaaaaatcgtTGATTGTTGAGACTCATTGCTATTTTGTTAAATCAATttatgattcattcattcatttaggtTTCTGATTTGtgaagttttgttgtttttcttggaTTCATGTGGTAGTGAATCGAGTATCTTTGGGTTTTtggactgtttttatttccagaaatgaagctaaaatattccAGATACGAACCCTTGAACAAACAGTGTGTTAAGAACTACCCAAAGTGACAGaaagcatctttgagaaaaaaatatttaacgtgtactttgacttttaagttgGTGCATGTCACATTCACTgaaatggaggaggcaggatttagatttatgacctatactgtcGCTAACCACCAGGTAGACACTTGGACTTCACTTATaaatgacatatatatatatggctacagtataaaatacataaaagtaATGTTATCTAAGTCTTTGGGCTTGACCGTGGTGCAATATTCCTGAATAAAAATGAGATCATCTCCACTTTTATTGCTAAACGTGGCCTCACCCATGACTCTGGCGTGAACCTTGACTTTGACACACACGTCCTCGTTGGTCTcgctcagcagcagcacctcctcGCACAGAACTCCCTCCTGCTGGGCCATGTACTCGCACGTCACCTTCAGACCTCCTGGAAAACACAATGAGGAATCACACAGAGGAAACCGACGGATTAGGTTACCTCACTCTTGTGTGGACGAGTTCAGTTCAACACAGAGGAACaagttttctttgtctctctgtgtgtgacaaaTGATTTGAACACAGATCAGACTGATGCTCAAGAGGCCACCTGTAGGCCAAAACAATCAAATGTCAACCTGatgaatgatgaataaatacagcTGACTGATGTGTACACAATCACAAATACATTGAACACACACTTAGACAAACATAGACGTGCAGCTGCCACTTTTAAtatcagctgacacacacaagaCTGCAGTTTTGCAAACTATGACACAAAAGAGCACGAGGAGTTCACCAAGGAAAAGGGAACAATGGAAGAACTGCAGCGGCAAACTTTGGAAACCGCTTTAAAATGACGCAATAAATTCAACAAAGAGCCTCGAAGCAGAAGAGATAACTGACAAAGTTGTCGAGTtcattgttgtatttgtttttcaaaagagtTTAACCTGAACCAGGCCAAAAAACAATGATaacaatcatcacttccatagaaggttagtagcatacagctgttaaaatactttatatactgTAACATCAGCCAATATGAAAAGTCCAGGTATCGTAATCGGTATTGGGAAGAAAAAACCGTATCggagactcacacacattcaagtcTGAGGTTTTTTAGCCTTCACAGGTGCAAACAAGGAAGACATACGAGAGTCAGTTTTAATGATTCCTCAGAGACGGCTTGCTGAGCCAGCACTTTGAGTGAACTGTCTGATGCTGTCATCCTCAGCCATCTGGTGCAGCCTGTAACTCTGCTGCTGAGACGCACATCCACTCAGATCTGCCTCCCACAACAAGAATCACACGCTGAACTGGttttatatttgcatattaACACTCTGAGTTACCGTTGCACTGCCTTGGGAATATAACGTTCgtttatattttgtaaaacgaaGGTCGTATGGATGGAGATTTGTAGACGAGGCCTCGTTTTCCACGTTCGACTTGTGATCTTACCCTCTGGTGCAGGTGTGATGTCGGTGATGCGGAGGTGCGGACTGGGCACAGGCGCTGGACACACATCCTTCCCCAGAGCTGGGACATCGGGCAGGTTGAACACTATTTCATATCGATGCTGCGTCTTCAGGAAGCCGACCTAGATTTAAATGCAAAGAGTCGAGTCAAGTAAAGACTTAGAAACTTTTAGGAAATATAATGGCGTCTTTCTCCTTTCTATAAATGGACTAATAGGGCCGCACCATAGGGAGAGAGGGGTGGGCCCATAAAGAAgtaatggagagagagggattcATACAGTTGAAAGCTTGGCCTCAGATCGAACTCTATTAGTCCAATAGAGCTCAATAAATACAGGATGAATGATTCATGAATAAGTAACTCTCATAAACACAACGCTGCTGCGCTGAGGTTTCCTTGAAGGACTCGTCTAATTGAAATCATTACTTATTTCTCTGGTGGTTTTAATCCCCTCGCTTCAACCAGATCGCCAATTTTTAGCCTGAGGGGAAATAAAACCTGAACCTCAACTTCAGCAAAATCTTTCTGTAATACTAATCCCACGTGAAAAGGTTTGTCGGCAATTCAAGATTTTAATCTGATTCATGGCAACACCTCCTACATCAGGCTGCAGGGGAAACTCTCCAAGAAGTGGGAAAGTTCAGTCTTTAAACGTCACATAAAATTCAGACTATATTTTCAAGAAAACCACACAGAGGCTGTATTTATTCACTGTCCATCTTCAAATTGATGAACGCATGAGTTACGTAATCCCGCTGCTTTTACGGCACACAGCACAAAACATACAATTCATTGTACCTATAAAGaagaggacaagagagagaagctgcaacAGAGAGGTAGAGGTGTGAGGACGTAGCTGCCTTGAAtttaacaaacagaaaaattcATGAGGGGGATTTTCATCAcagagaggagcgagggaaGCCTCACAGAGGAGActggatgaaaagagagaggcagcgagggagaggaggaggagacagcggGGAAGTGCAGGCGAGGAGAGATAAGCCTAAAGCCCCTCCAGCTAGAGAGCGACGGCTCCGGccccacacccccccccccaggttgGAGCGATGGGCAAGAACTGTGGCTGGAAACAGCAATAAGAGAGAAGGGGCAGAGGGAATAGTGAGGGagcactgcagagaaaaacCAATAACCATTCTGTGAGCGCAGCCCCACACTCGTCCACACACTGTGAACAGCCTCCGAAATGTGATTTAATGGGAAACTAAAAGTGACAACTGATATGAAACATGTCATTTAATAAGCCAGTATGAAGTGATTCCTGTTTATGAGTCTGCGAAACTGTCAGAGAGCGACACACCCAGTTCATCCGAAACGATTGTGTAATTCTCGAGTCAATTTGAAGGGAAGTACCACACATTTTATGAAGTTGTGTGTCACCTCAGTTCACCGAGGAGGTTCATTCAGTGCATGTTCAGAGTGGAGAGGACGTTGAGTTATTATTGTTGCTTTTTCCGTCACTGCCTGTTCGTACAGGCTCTTTATGAGCTTGTATTCTTTAGTTCCGTCtctcttttcagtttctctcttgTCATGTTGTAATTCCTTATCCGAGGATGCTCTCTAGGACCGACTGGAACAACAGTATCAGTCCATGGATTGTCACTACAAGCCCTGCTCTTAAAAAATACatactgcagctttaaactaCAATTAAAACACCAGAGTAGCCTCTTCAAATCTCCCTTTTCTTACTGCAGACCAGAGTTTCCTGCAGCCAACCACATATAATCCTGTTACTCGCAGTAATATGATGATCGAGTGCATGCAAACCTGATACGGTTCTGCAGCGTGGTTGTGAAAACTCATAAGAACGGCCTGTTCTGCGTCACTCACAGtaatgatcatttaaaaaaacgtgtGGCCTCTGCAGCGACACGTCTGCGGCAGATCTCCGCCGCACTGACAGCTGCTCATTTCCATGTCCTGAAATCACGAACAAGAGGGAGCACAAAGAAAAACcattatctgctgctgcatgaCCCCATCTGTTTGTCAAAGTCTCATAACCTCCCTGAAAACTGCTATTCATACAGCTGTTGTGTGCATGCCGCTTCCATCCCACGCACTCCCACCTCATCTTTGGTCTGCTGCCCCTCCACCCGGCCGTTTCCATAGCAACACCCCCCCCCTTAGCTCCATGATAAGCCACGACGCCAGGCTGGCAGTAGCCCGTGCCCACTCTCAAGTACGCTTAAAGAGCtttgagaaacacacacgcacacaaaattAAAACGGGCCGCTCTGTAACTGTGAAGGCCAACTTTTCGGTCCATCCACACGTGCACGTGCAGCGTTTAAGCAAATTGATTTGGCTGCGAATAAGTTTCAACACTTGGAGAGGCTTCGTTACACCGAGCGTGTTCAGAACTTCCCTCTGAGATTCTGGTGCGAtggagaaactgtggaggaggaaaaggtcGACTGAAAACTGAGAGGCCCCTAAAGGTCTTTATTTGGCGTCAGTACATGAAGTTCTTCTCCTGGCAAAGATTAAAATGCTAAAACTAATTTCTGTTCCTGAAAACAGTTTGCTGAGTCACATATATGTATTGTAAATACATCATATAAACCAAATAAATGTACCTTTAAAACCTTCCGGcctgataaataaaatatagaaaggAATGAGAGTCCTTCGTTAAATTGACAAGCTAAAGTGAGCAGGTTCAGTTTATTCAGCGACAGTGAAAGGGACACAACATGAGTCCTTGTGGTATATTGATGTAAAAGATTCTAGGATGCACTTTGTCGTCAGGTAAGACATCTTTTCAGAAATGGTTCAGAATatgtgagctgctgcagatgcactttattttctgtgcacGACACTTGGACAGAAAGAAATCCAAGGCCTGTTAGATAAATCATGATGTGGCTCCTCTGCCTGGTGCATAAAATCCTCTCAAACTTTTAGATCAGTGCTCTCGAGTtgttccacctcctccatgttagtgggtgggacatggaccaaaaaacaaaaggataATGAGAGAGAGTTTTTCCACAGGCTCTGATTTCTACAGTTTATGAGGTTATGGAGCATTTGGCACCTTCAGCTCCTGAGTTGAGCACCTCCGGGGGTTTCACAGCCGGCAGATGAGAAGCCTGATATCATTGTTTTGGGCCTTTATAGCCGACAGAGGAGATTAACAGTGATGAGAAAAGACTTTAATCTCCTCCTGGATGTTTCGCAGATAAAAACCAAGGCTCACGAGGAGACTGACACACTGGATCCCAGAGTTACCTTCTAATGTTATATCCACCACTTACAAAGACTGTAACTATGACCAGTTACAAGTCAGTGGTAATGCTGTTACCTGTGTCACATGGTGTAACACACCGCCGACACACAAACGATTACAGAGCTCGCCCAACAACACCTCcatcaatgtgttttatttttacagctcAATTCGTTCATTTTCACCTTCAGAGTTAGCGCCCACGTTCATCAAATATCAATAATCACCTACACCTGTGACCTGGACCCATTGGAAAGtagtagctgtcaatcatatgGTATCCGTGCCCCCATGCATCCTGGGCTTTCtcgtctatttgactctaaatggatcATCATTTACTGAATGAACATCATGCTTTAGTGCAGAAGACTTGAAACTGcagatt from Hippoglossus stenolepis isolate QCI-W04-F060 chromosome 23, HSTE1.2, whole genome shotgun sequence carries:
- the c23h20orf27 gene encoding UPF0687 protein C20orf27 homolog, whose protein sequence is MAAAKKSCAKSGGVRFSEVAPAAGAPSHVHFDEKLHDSVVMVTPEDDGNFMVKVGFLKTQHRYEIVFNLPDVPALGKDVCPAPVPSPHLRITDITPAPEGGLKVTCEYMAQQEGVLCEEVLLLSETNEDVCVKVKVHARVMDRHHGTPMLLEGVRCIGVELEYDSEQSDWQGFD